AGATAATCCGTGATCAAGGATAACTTTGTTAACTTCCTCCATTTTAATAAAGCTAGTTAGCGATTTTCGGCCAAATTTCATATGATCAGCTAATAGAATACTTTCCTCTGAAATTGTCGTAAATTTATACTTGACCTGAGCCTCCATTTCATTACTTTCATATACACCATAATCCACATGAAAACCATTACAAGAAAAGAAAAACTTATCAACGTTATAAGCTACAATTGATCTTTCGGTGTTTGTTCCTACGAATGAAGATAAGTCTTTATTTAGGTATCCTCCTACAGTAATGACTTTCGCTTTAGCTTCTTCGTGTCTATTTAAGAACTCTAAGGTTACTGCAATAGAATTTGTTATCACAGTAATATCATAATGGACTAACCGTTTTGCTAATTGATAACAAATTTGACTACTATCTAATGCAATAATGTCACCCGTTTTTA
This sequence is a window from Priestia filamentosa. Protein-coding genes within it:
- a CDS encoding DeoR/GlpR family DNA-binding transcription regulator, producing MRNNKIAIERQKEIYSLLKQSKTVRVTNLSKRFKVTTETIRRDLDQMEKEGLIKKTHGGAHLNLRKDTGDLVLLNRVDPNIELKKSIATQAAKLVKTGDIIALDSSQICYQLAKRLVHYDITVITNSIAVTLEFLNRHEEAKAKVITVGGYLNKDLSSFVGTNTERSIVAYNVDKFFFSCNGFHVDYGVYESNEMEAQVKYKFTTISEESILLADHMKFGRKSLTSFIKMEEVNKVILDHGLSIHDLTTLKNKGIHIDVAR